The Rouxiella sp. WC2420 region TCCTGATGCAGGGGTAAAACCGGGGCCATTGATTGCTCGTGGCGCAGCAGCGGTGGCTTTAGGGGCGATTGTGGCACCCGCGGCGGCGCTGTTGGCGCTGATTTCGCCGAGCGACAATGAATCGAACCAGTGTGGCGCTATCCTGCAAAAAATGAAGGCCGCTAAATAGGCCTTCATGCTTCACATCTTGAGTCGATAAAAGTGCTTATTGGACGTTTATCGGCGGATTTTTCTCATAGGGAGGAATCGGATCCAGGACTGTACATTTGTGGTCCTGGATCTCTTCTGTCGAGGCATCATTTAGCCCAAGCAGGCTGCGTTTATTGGCTAAAAGCAAGAAATCCCCACCCTTGAGGCTTACCATTGCCAATCCGTAATGCCCCATTTTTTGACGGGCTTCTGGTACGCCGTCAGCCAGCAAACGGAATGCGCCTTTCTCACTCAGCTCGGCCGGTGAAACTTTACGAGCGAGATAAGTGTGGCCTTTCAGCTTTTCTGGCAGCTCCTGCCAGCGATAACCAATTTGGCCAGCCTCATCGCTTAACTGAGTTTTCACCTTTGGCAGCAGGCAGGAGATATGAATGTGCATCTGATTCTGGCTGCGGCCAAATTGTGAGTTAATCGCCAGCGAAATATTGCTGTCATCAATTGGCTTGCCGTATTTATCCGCCATAAAGTGCCTTGCCTGCCAGGCCTGAGCAAAGAAATTCGGCGTTCTGTCTTCAAGCAGCGCCGGGCTCTCAATGCCGGTGATCCTCTCGGTCGGCATCAGCAAATACTGTAACGGGCCTTCCATATCTTTGAGCACAACGAAACCTTGTTTTTCATTAACCTGAGAACAGGGGGCAGGTTGCCCATTCTTTTCCTGATCGGGTAGACATTTCTGGCTGATGATATGCCATAGGGCATTGGGGTGCCGTGAATCATGCCAGATATATTTATGCCAGAAGTGGTGAACTGGAAAATAGGCAACAGCCAAAAAGCCGATAACAAGAGGGAAATGCAAGCGAGGTCTTAAGCGCATGTGAAACTCTTTAATAAAACCCGCTACCGACGCTGCCGGGAGCGGGCAAAATAATCAGAGTGACTGGTGGCGGGTCTCTTTGGTCAGTATCAGGGCAATCAACGTGAGCGTTGCCATGGATGCCAGATAAACGCCGACATAAAACAGCCCATAATGGGTTGCCAGCCAGGTTGCAATATAAGGGGCCACGGAAGCGCCTAATATTGAAGACACATTATATGAGAAAGAAGCGCCGGTATAGCGAACTTCTGTTGGGAAAAGTTCCGGAAGTAACGCCCCCATTGGACCGAAGGTCAGCCCCATCACACTGAAACCGCACAGCAGGAAAATCATAACTGAAGTAATAGAACCGCTGCTGATTACTGACGGGAAGGTCAGTGCAAAAACAATAATTAGCAAGGTTATACAAATCATGGACTTGCGACGTCCAAACTTGTCAGCTAACTGACCGGCAATGGGCACCATCACGCCAAAACCGATTACGCCAATCATCAGCATCAGCAGGAAATCGTTTCGGGCAATACCCAGACCGGCCGGTTTTGCGGCGGTGCCATAGCCCAGCGAGTACACAGTCATAATGTAAAAAAGCGTGTATGTCGCCACCATGATAAAGGTCCCCAGCAGGGTGGCCTTCAGGTGCTTGCTGAACAGGCGGCCAATCGGCACTTTAACCTGCTTGCCCGCTTTGGCGATTTTGGCGAATACCGGCGTTTCATGCAATGAAACGCGAACATACAGGCCAATCAATACCAGCACAGCGGAAAGCAGGAAAGGCACGCGCCAGCCCCAGTCGATGAACTGTTGCTCGGTCAGCAGCCAGGAGAGCAGCAGGAACATGCCGTTGGCAATGAAGAAGCCGATCGGCGCACCCAGCTGCGGGAAAGAACCATAGAGCGCGCGTTTTTTCGGTGGCGCATTTTCAGTGGCCAGCAGAGCCGCACCGCCCCATTCGCCGCCAAGGCCCAGGCCCTGACCAAAACGCGCCAGTGCCAGCAGTAACGGAGCAAACACGCCAATAGTGGCATAGGTTGGCAGCAGGCCAATAAGTACGGTCGAAACGCCCATGGTCAGCAATGAAGCAACCAGCGTAACTTTGCGGCCCACGCGGTCGCCAAAGTGGCCAAACAGCGCCGAGCCGATTGGTCGAGCGACGAAGGCAATGGCGAAAGTTGCCAGAGACTGCAGCGTGGCCGCGGTCGGATCGCCCTGAGGGAAGAAAATATGCGGGAAGACAATAACGGCTGCTGTCGCATAGATATAAAAGTCAAAAAACTCGATGGCGGTACCAATCAGGGAAGCGATGATAACTTTGCCGCGAGAATTCTGGCTAACGAGTTCCGCGTCGGCCTCGAGTTCTGGGGTGATGGTGGCTTGCATAAGTGTTTCTTATTAGTTTTTTATGTAAATGGATTTGATTAAAAAAAGCATCTTAAGCACTGCTATAGCGAGTTTCAACCGCGCGAGACAGCCTGAAAACAGCGTTTTCGGCTGAATTGGGAGATTCCGCCAAAAAGGTGGCGGGTCGGCAGCTATAAGTATCTTGAATGGATAATTTTCAGAGTAACATTCTGTAAAAGAGTGAAAGAAAAGTGAGCTAGGTAGTGGGTTGTTCTGACTTTTGGAAATGGAAGGGCACTGTTTAAGAGTAATGCACTACTTTTGTGACTGTTTTATGGAATTAAATGCCAGATAGCAGGCGCTGTCTGGCATGATGGGATTGATTACGCTCTGGAAGCATTGTCAGGTTGGTCAACCGGCGGATCGTCATGATAGCGCGCGGTAGCTATCCAGGCTGCGCAAAAAAGCGTCAGGCGGGCGAAGAAATAGAAGAACGCCATCAGGCCAATCACGGAACCGAAGGCTGCTCCCGACGGAGAACTTGCCAGACGCGGCAGCATCATGGTCATCACAAACTTGATCACTTCGAAACCAATGGCAGCGATGAGCGTGCCGCGAAACAGCGCTTTCCTGCGCGGCTTGTGGCGCGGCAGAATCCAGAATATCCACAGGAATAACAGATAATTGGCGAACACTGAAATCACCAGTGTAATAATTGTCA contains the following coding sequences:
- a CDS encoding CDP-diacylglycerol diphosphatase, with the protein product MRLRPRLHFPLVIGFLAVAYFPVHHFWHKYIWHDSRHPNALWHIISQKCLPDQEKNGQPAPCSQVNEKQGFVVLKDMEGPLQYLLMPTERITGIESPALLEDRTPNFFAQAWQARHFMADKYGKPIDDSNISLAINSQFGRSQNQMHIHISCLLPKVKTQLSDEAGQIGYRWQELPEKLKGHTYLARKVSPAELSEKGAFRLLADGVPEARQKMGHYGLAMVSLKGGDFLLLANKRSLLGLNDASTEEIQDHKCTVLDPIPPYEKNPPINVQ
- a CDS encoding MFS transporter; translated protein: MQATITPELEADAELVSQNSRGKVIIASLIGTAIEFFDFYIYATAAVIVFPHIFFPQGDPTAATLQSLATFAIAFVARPIGSALFGHFGDRVGRKVTLVASLLTMGVSTVLIGLLPTYATIGVFAPLLLALARFGQGLGLGGEWGGAALLATENAPPKKRALYGSFPQLGAPIGFFIANGMFLLLSWLLTEQQFIDWGWRVPFLLSAVLVLIGLYVRVSLHETPVFAKIAKAGKQVKVPIGRLFSKHLKATLLGTFIMVATYTLFYIMTVYSLGYGTAAKPAGLGIARNDFLLMLMIGVIGFGVMVPIAGQLADKFGRRKSMICITLLIIVFALTFPSVISSGSITSVMIFLLCGFSVMGLTFGPMGALLPELFPTEVRYTGASFSYNVSSILGASVAPYIATWLATHYGLFYVGVYLASMATLTLIALILTKETRHQSL